From the genome of Bacteroides sp. MSB163, one region includes:
- a CDS encoding glycoside hydrolase family 88/105 protein, protein MKSKLFTAALAALMLSSCTPKENGYFDNLPQEANPIEIGNKITNRFLEQGHSQYGSPLRVNEPRTQITYPDVCTWLGGLWFAQETDNKELTERLKARFEPLFTNEAYLQPKPNHVDNNVFGAVPLELYLQTGEERYKTLGMMYADSQWELPANWKLKEGEERQSSMYGDFKDADICQPEQKEWADKGYSWQTRFWLDDMYMITTIQAQAYRVTNDRKYIDRAAREMVLYLDSIQQPSGLFYHAPTAPFCWGRGNGWMAVGMSELLRMLPQDNPDRTEIMKGYLKMMEKLKDTQDENGMWKQVVDDISMWEETSGSAMFAYAMITGVKKGWLPAEEYGPVARNAWIALTKYVNEQGDVEAVCEGTMLGDNSEHYRNRKALTGDLHGQAPVLWCAYALLAK, encoded by the coding sequence ATGAAAAGTAAACTATTCACAGCAGCATTGGCTGCGTTGATGCTGTCATCTTGTACTCCTAAAGAGAACGGGTACTTTGACAACCTCCCACAAGAAGCCAACCCTATAGAAATCGGGAATAAAATTACGAATCGGTTTCTGGAGCAAGGACATTCGCAATATGGCAGCCCCTTACGTGTGAACGAACCAAGAACACAAATCACCTATCCGGATGTATGTACTTGGTTAGGAGGACTTTGGTTTGCTCAGGAAACAGATAACAAGGAATTGACAGAACGTCTGAAAGCCCGTTTCGAGCCCTTATTCACCAACGAGGCTTACTTGCAGCCGAAGCCGAATCATGTAGACAATAATGTCTTCGGAGCCGTGCCACTGGAACTCTACCTGCAAACAGGAGAAGAGCGCTATAAAACATTAGGCATGATGTATGCCGACTCTCAATGGGAATTACCAGCCAACTGGAAACTGAAAGAAGGCGAAGAACGTCAAAGCAGTATGTATGGAGACTTCAAAGATGCCGATATCTGCCAACCGGAACAAAAGGAATGGGCCGACAAAGGTTATTCCTGGCAAACTCGTTTTTGGCTGGACGATATGTATATGATCACCACTATCCAGGCGCAGGCCTATCGGGTAACGAACGACCGTAAATATATAGACAGAGCAGCTCGCGAAATGGTGCTTTACCTGGATTCAATACAGCAACCTTCAGGACTGTTCTATCACGCACCAACAGCCCCCTTCTGCTGGGGACGCGGTAATGGTTGGATGGCAGTCGGTATGTCCGAACTGCTCCGGATGCTTCCGCAAGACAATCCGGACAGAACAGAAATCATGAAAGGATATCTGAAAATGATGGAGAAGCTAAAAGATACGCAGGATGAGAATGGTATGTGGAAACAAGTAGTGGATGATATTTCCATGTGGGAAGAAACTTCCGGTTCGGCCATGTTCGCATACGCCATGATTACAGGTGTCAAGAAAGGTTGGTTACCTGCCGAAGAATACGGACCGGTAGCCCGGAACGCCTGGATAGCTTTAACCAAATATGTAAATGAACAGGGAGATGTGGAAGCCGTATGCGAAGGTACCATGCTGGGAGATAATAGTGAACACTACCGCAACCGTAAAGCTTTAACGGGAGATCTCCATGGACAAGCTCCGGTTTTATGGTGCGCCTATGCATTACTTGCCAAATAA
- a CDS encoding DUF4861 domain-containing protein — protein sequence MNIKYHFIASCFVLSGGLAMLTGCNPPQSLKEFTVENPLDINREDEALVLTRAQLNPTEKLLNPVITNGQGEYIPCQLDDLDGDGEWDELAFVYTFSPSEKTRLKVEWIAPERYPVFAPRTNVRYGKMTSPGIIEELSRDAHDKHNLPRGSEMYPYQMDGPVWENDKMGFRQYFDGRNCCDVFGKRISEMVLDTVGISPEGHPANTYQVVREWGCDILSAANSFGLGGLAMQTPDSLVRMGVPASYTEDVIDSTYYELVTEGPVRSIIRLTYKGWQIENNKIDLCEEISIWAGKYGYEKRISTTTLPGNYFLVTGIVNNLNTQPFTEEEYEGKQYAMLTHDKQTVNGSFYFGMSLLIPVDNLVETFHTPEENADIIKTWCVKMKPDANGLYNYRAYAAWELRDKQFRERETFINLIAHEALCINHPIIIQL from the coding sequence ATGAATATAAAATATCATTTCATAGCGAGCTGTTTCGTTCTGTCAGGAGGATTGGCAATGCTGACCGGTTGTAACCCTCCGCAGAGTTTAAAGGAATTTACCGTGGAGAATCCTTTAGATATAAATCGTGAAGACGAAGCACTGGTATTGACACGTGCCCAACTCAATCCGACAGAAAAGCTACTCAACCCTGTGATAACCAACGGACAGGGAGAATATATTCCTTGTCAGCTGGACGACCTCGACGGAGACGGAGAATGGGATGAGTTGGCGTTCGTATATACTTTTTCCCCTTCCGAAAAGACCCGCTTAAAAGTGGAATGGATTGCTCCGGAGAGATATCCGGTATTCGCCCCTCGCACGAATGTCCGCTATGGCAAGATGACCTCCCCCGGAATTATCGAAGAACTGTCCCGGGATGCACACGACAAACACAATCTTCCACGAGGAAGCGAGATGTATCCTTATCAAATGGATGGTCCTGTCTGGGAAAATGATAAAATGGGATTCCGGCAATACTTCGATGGCCGTAACTGTTGCGATGTTTTCGGTAAAAGAATATCTGAAATGGTGCTGGATACAGTAGGAATCAGTCCTGAAGGACATCCGGCAAATACATACCAGGTAGTACGCGAATGGGGATGCGACATTCTGAGTGCAGCCAACTCATTCGGTTTGGGCGGACTTGCCATGCAGACTCCGGATAGCCTGGTACGTATGGGTGTCCCCGCAAGTTATACAGAAGATGTTATCGACTCCACTTACTACGAGCTGGTTACAGAAGGACCGGTCCGCTCCATCATTCGCTTGACATATAAAGGATGGCAAATAGAAAATAACAAGATAGATCTTTGCGAAGAGATCAGTATATGGGCAGGAAAATATGGGTATGAAAAGAGAATCAGCACCACTACCCTACCCGGCAATTACTTCCTGGTGACCGGCATTGTCAATAACCTGAATACGCAACCTTTCACGGAAGAAGAATATGAAGGAAAACAGTATGCCATGCTCACCCATGACAAACAGACCGTAAACGGAAGCTTCTATTTCGGCATGAGTTTATTGATACCTGTTGACAATCTGGTAGAAACCTTCCATACACCGGAAGAAAACGCAGATATTATAAAAACCTGGTGCGTCAAAATGAAACCTGACGCAAACGGACTCTACAATTACCGGGCTTATGCAGCCTGGGAGTTGAGAGACAAACAGTTCCGGGAACGGGAGACATTCATCAACCTGATAGCCCATGAGGCATTATGCATCAATCATCCCATTATCATTCAGCTATGA
- a CDS encoding beta-galactosidase: MKKLLISCLVFLGGFISAHGQIYTGAAYYPEHTDKEQVEKDARLMEEAHFNIARMGDFAWHSMESKDGVFTLAWLDHAIQTLSQHGIQSLLCTPTAAIPKWMHDAHPDIMIMGADGQRKPYGRRRHACLNNEDYRQYCTRITHTLAERYKDNKSVIGFQIDNELATEEPYCYCPECLKKFQLWLKKKYQTIEALNKAWGTVFWSETLDNFEQVWLPRRMDNPGIYQDYQRFYSDVALEFFRMQRDVVKAVAPGMTVTTNIGGSGFVTTMNLYELADECAVLSFDNYPVNVTLEHLYGNDIGHPFDPAMTSFAMQIIRGGKSRPIWVPEAQIGRTALTQKEIVKEGYPRLWNHQQLAYGCRLSTFFPFRSFDSGHEHLMAGVMESDNVKRSKFYEAQQTAKELQEIYARTGEMLPVAKAAVIRDFQVDWAFENGYTFCPDLKYLREVYKYYHALRSQSIMADVISSQADLTGYSLIVVPYLAIASPDFCKRLEEAARQGATILLTCISGVRDIHLHKTDALVTTPLQQLAGIEVKGQEALFGRKSNTLTYGNQTGQCQFWFDQIEVKTASPTASFSGNYFKGYPAITCNKYGKGIVYYVATVPEQSIVDKLMKETVSYSSIKIPAQCNHPLVEIAELKDTNGKQYIYIINFSDKDQTIEFKIPVLNIMTGKKYPVSASVKAMDYLLVQVNQ; encoded by the coding sequence ATGAAGAAGTTACTGATCAGCTGTCTGGTCTTTTTAGGCGGTTTCATTTCAGCTCATGGGCAAATTTATACAGGAGCTGCCTATTATCCGGAACATACCGATAAAGAGCAGGTTGAAAAGGATGCACGCCTCATGGAGGAAGCGCATTTCAACATAGCCCGGATGGGTGACTTCGCCTGGCATAGCATGGAATCTAAAGACGGGGTCTTTACTCTGGCATGGTTAGATCATGCTATCCAGACACTGTCACAGCACGGCATACAATCTCTGTTATGTACCCCTACTGCCGCCATACCCAAATGGATGCACGATGCACACCCCGACATTATGATCATGGGAGCAGACGGCCAGAGAAAGCCCTATGGACGCCGGCGTCATGCCTGTCTCAACAACGAGGATTACCGCCAATACTGCACTCGCATTACACACACCTTGGCAGAACGCTATAAAGACAATAAATCCGTCATCGGATTTCAGATAGACAACGAGCTGGCCACCGAAGAGCCCTATTGCTATTGTCCTGAATGCCTGAAAAAATTCCAGTTATGGCTGAAGAAAAAATATCAGACTATAGAAGCCTTAAATAAGGCCTGGGGAACCGTCTTCTGGAGCGAAACATTAGATAACTTCGAACAGGTATGGTTACCCCGCAGGATGGATAATCCGGGCATTTATCAGGATTATCAACGGTTTTATTCGGATGTGGCATTGGAATTCTTCCGTATGCAGCGGGATGTGGTTAAGGCCGTGGCTCCCGGCATGACAGTGACAACTAATATCGGAGGAAGCGGCTTTGTGACCACCATGAACCTCTATGAACTGGCAGATGAATGCGCTGTCCTGTCATTCGACAATTATCCTGTAAATGTGACTTTGGAACATCTCTATGGGAATGATATCGGACACCCTTTTGATCCTGCCATGACATCTTTTGCCATGCAAATAATACGGGGAGGCAAATCACGGCCTATATGGGTGCCGGAAGCACAGATCGGACGTACGGCCCTTACACAAAAGGAGATCGTAAAAGAGGGATATCCCCGTTTATGGAACCATCAGCAACTGGCTTACGGATGTCGTTTATCCACTTTCTTCCCCTTCCGTTCTTTCGATTCCGGGCACGAGCATCTGATGGCAGGAGTCATGGAATCCGATAACGTAAAGCGAAGTAAATTCTACGAAGCACAACAAACAGCCAAGGAATTACAAGAGATTTACGCCCGGACAGGTGAAATGTTGCCAGTGGCTAAAGCTGCGGTAATCCGTGATTTCCAAGTGGATTGGGCTTTCGAGAATGGCTATACATTCTGCCCCGACCTTAAATACCTGCGTGAAGTATATAAGTACTATCATGCGCTGCGCTCTCAATCAATTATGGCAGATGTTATCTCATCTCAGGCGGATTTGACCGGTTATAGTCTGATCGTAGTGCCTTATCTGGCCATTGCTTCTCCCGATTTTTGCAAACGTCTGGAAGAAGCCGCCCGGCAAGGTGCGACAATTTTGCTAACTTGTATCAGCGGTGTGCGTGATATTCATCTGCATAAAACGGATGCTTTAGTCACCACCCCTCTGCAACAACTGGCAGGCATCGAAGTGAAAGGTCAGGAAGCACTGTTCGGACGAAAAAGTAATACTTTAACTTATGGAAATCAGACCGGGCAGTGCCAGTTCTGGTTCGACCAAATAGAAGTGAAAACAGCTTCTCCGACAGCTTCATTCAGTGGAAATTACTTTAAAGGCTATCCCGCCATTACTTGCAACAAATATGGAAAAGGAATCGTGTACTACGTGGCTACCGTACCTGAACAAAGCATTGTAGACAAACTTATGAAAGAAACTGTCAGTTACTCTTCCATAAAGATTCCGGCTCAATGTAACCATCCGCTGGTAGAGATTGCCGAACTGAAAGATACCAACGGTAAGCAATATATTTATATCATTAATTTCTCAGATAAAGACCAGACTATAGAATTCAAGATTCCGGTTCTGAACATCATGACAGGAAAGAAATATCCTGTATCTGCCTCTGTCAAGGCGATGGATTATTTATTAGTACAAGTAAATCAATAA
- a CDS encoding glycoside hydrolase family 88/105 protein — MKKNFITCVSFLSIMSLFSCSSEKEFNRWGDKLTQYVVEEYMPAKDYIWNWNEAVFLKSAVVRCENNMDKDYLFPYIQTAVDSTFGDANGHHPNAVISGLGLAYLVQTTGESRYKDKAYEIFEQYKNIPRATNGGVSHREEVIELWDDTVYMVGEFLMQMYKLTGNKEFLLEAISQLKKHAEKLEDPETGLWYHGWDNDTIPSQDPCCQPGWAENPNRRNNEFWGRGNGWILMTLVDLMELLPQNDENYPYLEASLTQKLNTLYPLQDEKTGHWYQLPIYPGEEGNFIESSSTAMYAYAAAKGIALGILPADKYMPMIDRAYAGLEANSLQPVGKYLKMKNICDGTCIGDKDYYYNRGIVDGRAYAFGIATMFYDQYHQLTAK; from the coding sequence ATGAAAAAGAATTTCATCACATGTGTAAGCTTTTTGAGCATTATGTCGCTCTTTTCTTGTTCGTCAGAAAAAGAATTTAATAGATGGGGAGACAAACTTACCCAATATGTAGTAGAAGAATATATGCCTGCAAAGGACTATATATGGAACTGGAACGAAGCCGTATTCTTGAAATCCGCCGTTGTACGTTGTGAGAATAATATGGATAAAGACTATTTATTTCCATACATACAAACAGCTGTCGACTCCACTTTCGGGGATGCCAACGGTCATCATCCGAATGCTGTTATCTCCGGATTAGGACTGGCCTATCTCGTACAGACCACCGGTGAAAGCCGATACAAAGACAAAGCTTATGAGATTTTCGAACAATACAAAAATATCCCCAGAGCCACCAACGGAGGTGTATCCCACAGAGAAGAAGTGATTGAATTATGGGATGATACCGTATATATGGTAGGTGAGTTCCTGATGCAAATGTACAAACTGACAGGTAACAAAGAGTTCCTTCTGGAAGCCATCTCCCAATTGAAAAAGCATGCGGAGAAACTGGAAGATCCGGAAACCGGTCTCTGGTATCATGGTTGGGACAATGATACGATTCCTTCGCAGGACCCCTGCTGCCAACCCGGTTGGGCGGAAAATCCAAACCGCAGAAACAATGAGTTCTGGGGACGCGGTAATGGTTGGATTCTAATGACTCTGGTAGATTTAATGGAGCTTCTTCCCCAAAATGATGAGAACTATCCGTATCTGGAAGCATCTCTCACACAGAAACTCAATACATTATATCCATTGCAGGATGAAAAGACGGGACACTGGTATCAATTGCCCATCTATCCGGGAGAAGAAGGAAACTTTATAGAAAGCTCAAGTACTGCCATGTATGCCTATGCCGCCGCAAAAGGTATTGCACTGGGAATATTACCCGCTGACAAGTATATGCCTATGATAGACCGTGCTTATGCCGGCTTGGAAGCAAACAGTCTGCAACCTGTAGGGAAGTACCTGAAAATGAAAAACATTTGTGACGGTACTTGTATTGGTGATAAAGATTATTATTACAACAGAGGTATTGTAGATGGACGAGCCTATGCTTTTGGAATAGCTACCATGTTCTATGATCAATACCATCAGCTGACAGCAAAGTAG